Part of the uncultured Cohaesibacter sp. genome is shown below.
CAACATGGAAGCCGAAAACACGATCGCGATTCTACACCCTGCAGTGTTCCGGATTAGGCTGGCAATGTCGATAGGACTGATGAACCGCTTTCATGGGTTAGACGCCCGACACGGACGACCGTCATCCACAAATGACAAAAGCCCTCGCAACCAAACAAGTTGCGAGGGCTTTGGTAAGGATTGGTACGCCCTACGGGACTCGAACCCGTGTTACCGCCGTGAAAGGGCGGCGTCCTAACCGCTAGACGAAGGGCGCTTAGCAATCGGTGAGGCGGTTTATAGAAAGCTTTGTCTCAAAGCGCAAGAGACGAATTTGACGAACCTGTGAATATTCATTCGGCCTGTGGAATAAACTCGATCCGACGTGTCACTGCACCGGATTTCTTGTCCACCAGCATCAGCGATGTCATGTCCTTGCCGTCGACCAGAAGATAGACCGTGCCATTCTCGACAAGCATTGAACGGATGCTCTCGCCTGCTTTCAGCTGATTGCCCGTTGCCACCACATTGGCTTGACCATTTCCGCCACTTTCATTATTGGCTACGCTCTTGTAAACAATAACTCCAAGTATGGAAAAGATGCCAAGAACCATGATGAGGACCGAAGAGAGAACCATCATGCGTATCTTGCGCTGAACATCCAGCATTTCCGGGCTCTGAAAGGACTCATCGCCGGGCATTTGTTCGTCGTTGTTTTGTTGCACCATGTCTGACTCTACTTCTGCTAGTGAAAATGAAATCCTGACTTTCGATGTCGATGAAGCCGATGCCGGAAAGCGCCTGGACGCCTATATCGCCGAAAAGGAAGACCGCCACTCCCGCTCACGCCTCAAAAGCCTGATCAAGGAAGGCCAGGTTTCCATTGCCCGCCCGGATCAGCCGGAGCGGACGATACTGGAGCCGAACCAGCGGGTCAATGTGGGGGATCGTATAACACTGATCCTGCCCCCACCCGAGGATCCGACGCCGCTGGGCGAGGACATCCCGCTTGAGGTCATCTATGAGGACGACGAGCTGATTGTCATCAACAAGCCTGCTGGCCTTGTCGTTCACCCTGCGGCTGGCAACTGGACCGGCACGCTGGTCAACGCCCTTATCCATCATTGCGGCGACAGCCTCTCCGGCATTGGCGGCGTTAAGCGCCCCGGCATCGTCCATCGGCTGGACAAGGAAACCTCGGGTCTGCTGGTGGTTGCCAAGACTGACGCCGCCCACAAGGGGCTCAGCGACCAGTTTGCCGACCACGGACGCTCCGGGCCGCTGGTTCGTGCCTATCAGGCTCTCGTCTGGGGCCAGCTCAAGAGCAAGAAGGGCACCATCGACACCCAGATCGGCCGCTCACAGCACAATCGCCTCAAGCAGAAGGTGCTCAAGAATGGCGGCCGTCAGGCCATCACCCACTATCGGGTGCTGGAGGAATTCGCCTCGGAAGGCGAAGTGCTGGCCTCGCTGGTCGAATGCCGTCTGGAAACGGGACGCACCCATCAGATCCGCGTGCACATGGCCCACATCGGCCACCCGCTCATCGGCGACCCGGAATATGGCCAGGGCTTCAAGTCCAAGCTCAACAAGTTGCCCGACACGCTGGCCCGCCACATCGAGAAGAGAAAGCGACAGGCGTTGCACGCCGGTCTACTCGGCTTCGCCCACCCCATCACGGGTGAAACCATGACATTTCAGAGCGAAATGCCGAAAGATTTACAAAATGTAATGAAAGCATTGAAAAAAATGTCGAATTAATCGAGTCGAGGCCCTGTAATTGTCGTAATTCTCTCTATATTGGGTATGTCCGCAGGCCTCCCGGCTGCGCAACTCGTCCTGCCGCATTGGGGGATAAGAGGAGTAATTCATATGGCTAAAGATTCTACAGGTAATGTTCCAGTGCTCTCCTCTGAAGGAGGATTGAGCCGGTATCTTAACGAAATCCGACGTTTTCCCATGCTTGAGCCGCAGGAAGAATACATGCTGGCCAAGCGTTACGCCGATTATGGCGACAAGAATGCCGCACACAAGCTGGTGACCAGCCATTTGCGTCTGGTTGCCAAGATCGCCATGGGTTATCGCGGCTATGGTCTTCCCGTCAGTGAAGTCGTCTCCGAAGGCAACGTTGGCCTGATGCAGGCCGTCAAGCGCTTCGACGCAGACAAGGGCTTCCGCCTTGCCACCTATGCCATGTGGTGGATTCGCGCTTCCATTCAGGAATATATCCTGCGCTCCTG
Proteins encoded:
- a CDS encoding RluA family pseudouridine synthase — its product is MSDSTSASENEILTFDVDEADAGKRLDAYIAEKEDRHSRSRLKSLIKEGQVSIARPDQPERTILEPNQRVNVGDRITLILPPPEDPTPLGEDIPLEVIYEDDELIVINKPAGLVVHPAAGNWTGTLVNALIHHCGDSLSGIGGVKRPGIVHRLDKETSGLLVVAKTDAAHKGLSDQFADHGRSGPLVRAYQALVWGQLKSKKGTIDTQIGRSQHNRLKQKVLKNGGRQAITHYRVLEEFASEGEVLASLVECRLETGRTHQIRVHMAHIGHPLIGDPEYGQGFKSKLNKLPDTLARHIEKRKRQALHAGLLGFAHPITGETMTFQSEMPKDLQNVMKALKKMSN